One Euphorbia lathyris chromosome 1, ddEupLath1.1, whole genome shotgun sequence DNA segment encodes these proteins:
- the LOC136226424 gene encoding leucine-rich repeat receptor-like serine/threonine-protein kinase At1g17230 has product MGFVMFLFFTLFIFMVKETKVYAHSSEIRALMDMKAALDPDDKYLSSWTINGDPCAGLFEGLACNEKGQVANISLQGKGLNGKLSPAISGLKNLTGLYLHYNSLYGGIPKELANLTELTDLYLNVNNFSGEIPPEIGNMGNLQVLQLCYNQFSGSIPTQLGSLKKLNVLALQSNELTGAIPASLGNLGVLMRLDLSSNRFFGSIPTKLADAPLLEVLDVRNNSLSGNVPLALKRLNDGFLFRNNFGLCGSGFMHLKACNTSDNPNANRPEPFASGSSGLPTREIPETANLRLPCNQTHCPNSSKSHQASVIAGTVVVTIALCVIGVLSFTQYRRRKQKLGTSFEMSDSRLSINPVKGVYRKNGSPLISLEYSSGWDPLADGRNLCGQEQDVFQSFRFNLDEVETATQYFSEANLLGKSNFSATYKGILRDGSVVAIKSISKSSCRSEEAVFLKGLNILTSLRHENLVRLRGFCCSRGRGECFLVYDFVSCGNLLKYLDLKDGDVHVLEWSTRVSIVKGIAKGIAYLHSHKVKKPTLVHQNITAEKVLVDQRFNPLLADSGLQNLLTNDVVFSALKASAGMGYLAPEYATTGRFTDKSDVYAFGVIVLQVLSGKRKVTNLVRLGSDACRFQEYIDPNLNGRFFEYEATKLARIAWLCTHECPIERPTMEGVVQELSNCSSCL; this is encoded by the exons ATGGGTTTTGTGATGTTTCTCTTCTTCACACTCTTTATTTTCATGGTAAAGGAAACAAAGGTGTATGCACACTCTTCTGAAATAAGGGCACTTATGGACATGAAAGCTGCTTTAGACCCAGATGACAAGTACCTCTCTTCATGGACCATTAATGGAGACCCTTGTGCTGGTTTATTTGAAGGTCTGGCTTGCAACGAGAAGGGTCAAGTGGCTAACATTTCGTTGCAGGGAAAAGGTCTAAATGGGAAACTTTCTCCTGCAATTTCTGGGTTAAAGAACTTGACTGGTCTCTACTTGCATTACAACTCCCTTTATGGGGGAATACCCAAGGAGTTAGCCAATTTGACTGAGCTTACTGATTTGTACTTGAATGTCAATAATTTCTCCGGCGAAATTCCTCCCGAGATCGGAAATATGGGGAATTTGCAAG TTTTGCAGCTGTGTTATAACCAGTTCTCAGGTAGCATACCTACACAGCTAGGATCTttgaagaaacttaatgttCTTGCCCTCCAATCCAATGAGCTCACCGGTGCAATCCCAGCAAGCTTAGGGAATTTGGGGGTGCTAATGAGACTAGACTTAAGTTCCAATAGATTCTTCGGGTCAATTCCCACGAAACTCGCTGATGCTCCTCTTCTTGAAGTTCTAGATGTCCGGAACAACTCTCTCTCTGGCAATGTACCGCTTG CTCTGAAGAGATTGAATGATGGATTCTTGTTCCGAAACAACTTCGGATTATGTGGGTCTGGTTTTATGCATTTGAAAGCTTGCAATACTTCTGATAATCCTAATGCAAACAGGCCTGAACCCTTTGCATCAGGATCATCCGGTCTACCAACACGAGAAATCCCTGAAACAGCAAATTTGCGGTTGCCTTGCAACCAAACTCACTGCCCTAATTCATCAAAATCACATCAAGCTTCGGTTATTGCTGGTACAGTTGTCGTAACTATTGCATTGTGTGTCATTGGGGTTCTGTCGTTTACTCAGTACCGTCGGCGAAAACAGAAACTTGGTACCTCATTTGAAATGTCTGATAGCCGTCTTAGTATCAATCCGGTTAAGGGGGTTTACAGAAAAAACGGTTCCCCGCTTATCAGTCTCGAATACTCTAGCGGATGGGATCCTTTAGCTGATGGTAGGAATTTATGTGGACAAGAGCAAGATGTCTTCCAGAGCTTCCGGTTCAACTTGGATGAAGTTGAGACTGCGACACAATACTTCTCGGAGGCGAACTTGTTGGGAAAGAGTAACTTTTCGGCAACGTATAAGGGAATCCTAAGAGATGGCTCAGTTGTGGCTATAAAGAGCATTAGTAAAAGCAGCTGCAGGTCAGAGGAAGCTGTGTTCTTGAAAGGGTTGAATATTTTGACATCGTTGAGGCACGAGAATTTAGTGAGATTGAGAGGATTTTGTTGTTCACGGGGCCGCGGAGAGTGCTTTCTCGTGTATGATTTCGTCTCCTGTGGTAATCTACTAAAGTATCTAGATTTGAAGGATGGTGATGTTCATGTTCTTGAATGGTCCACCAGAGTTTCTATTGTCAAGGGCATTGCCAAAG GTATTGCATATTTGCATTCACACAAAGTGAAGAAACCTACTCTAGTTCACCAAAACATTACGGCGGAAAAGGTTCTAGTGGACCAGAGATTCAACCCGTTGCTTGCAGATTCCGGCTTACAAAACCTGCTAACAAACGACGTTGTATTCTCCGCACTTAAAGCCAGTGCTGGCATGGGTTATCTAGCTCCGGAATATGCAACAACTGGTCGATTCACAGATAAAAGCGATGTTTATGCGTTTGGGGTAATTGTACTTCAAGTTCTGTCAGGCAAGCGAAAAGTAACAAACTTGGTACGACTAGGGAGTGATGCTTGCAGATTCCAGGAGTACATTGATCCGAATCTGAACGGGCGGTTCTTCGAGTACGAAGCAACAAAGCTTGCAAGAATAGCATGGCTTTGTACTCATGAGTGTCCAATTGAAAGACCTACAATGGAAGGTGTAGTTCAGGAACTGAGTAACTGTAGTAGCTGTCTTTAG